The Algoriphagus halophilus sequence AATCATCTCTTTTAAATAATTTCTTCTTTTATTCGATTTGGCAATTTTCTTTTCCTTTTTTGTTTCTTTGTGGCGGATTTATTCCGCACCAAGCCTATTGAACTATGAGACAGTTACTCCTCAGACCCGGAGCAGAAGAATTAAATTATGAAATCCGGGGGATCGTTAAAAAAGCCCGGCAGATTGAAGCTTTGGGCTATCCCATGACTTGGGAAAATATCGGGGATCCCATTCAGAAAAGTAATCAAGTTCCAGAGTGGATGAAAGCCATTGTGGCTGATTTGGTTAAGGAGAATAAATCGTATGGATATGCCGATTCCAAAGGGGTATTGGAGACCCGAACCTATTTGGCGGATCTCAACAATGAAAAAGGAGGGACGACCATATCTGCCGAAGATATCTTGTTTTTTAATGGCTTGGGAGATGCCATTGCCAAGCTGTACCAATTCCTCATTCCAACTGCGAGGATCATTGGACCTTCACCAGCATATTCCACACATAGTTCAGCAGAGGCAGCACATGCCAATGCGGCTCCCATTACCTATAAATTAGATCCGGACAATCAGTGGTTGCCGGATATGGAGGACTTATATCTAAAAGTGAGGTATAATCCTTCCATTGTTGGGATTTTGATCATCAATCCGGATAATCCAACGGGTATGGTGTATCCAAAAGAGGTATTGGAAGCATTTGTGAAAATTGCAGATGAGTTTAATCTGCTTTTGATCACAGATGAGATTTATCAAAATATCACCTATAATGGAATCAAAGCAGTCTCTTTGGCGGAGGTAATTGGAGATCGGCCAGCTATTTCTTTGAAAGGGATCTCCAAGGAGTTTCCATGGCCTGGTTCAAGATGTGGTTGGATGGAATTTTATAATAGGGAGTCTTCCAAGGAATTTTCCAAGTTGTGTACCACCTTGGAGAATGCCAAAATGATTGAGGTATGTTCTACGATATTACCCCAATTGGCGATCCCGAAAATCATGTCTCATCCGGAATACTTTAAATATAGAGAGGATGCCAATACCCAGATTGGAAAGAGGAGTGATTGGATGTCTGAAATATTAGGTGATATACAAGGCATTAAATTTAACCCCACTCAAGGAGCTTTTTATAATACCATTGTCTTTGATGAGACCTTATTAACACCTCAGCAATACTTACCCATAGAAGATCCAAATTTAAAATCTTTGCTGGAAGGTTGGTTGACCGATCCGGATATGCCTCTAGATAAACGATTTGTGTATTATTTATTGGTAGCTGAACAAATCTGTGTGGTGCCGATTTCTTCTTTCTGTTCGGATTTACGAGGATTTCGAGTGACTTTGTTGGAGGAAAATGAGGAAGTATTTAAGGATACCTTTAGAAGACTGGGTAGAGCGATAGAGAGGTATTTAAAGTCATAATACTTAAATCAGAAATCTGAAAAGTCAGGAATAAGAAATTGTTTTTCAATTAAAGGTTTTCATACAAAGTGATCAGAATTCAGTGGAAGTGGTCAGTTTATCATTATCCTTTTATTGAGCCAAATTTGCTAGAGTTTAAAATCAAATAGTTGAATAGGTTGTCAACGTCTTCGGACTGTTTGATTAGCTCTTGGTGTTTTTTAGGTTGAATATATTCACTGGCTAGAGCAAAATCTAACCAAACACCGGTAGCTGTTTTCCATTTCTGCATTACTAAGTTTGAACAAAGGTGAAATAAGCTGCCCATGGACTAATTCCATGTGCTCTAAGGCGATCTTCCGTAAATTTTTCTACGGCATCGGACCAGAATACTGGTATTTTTTCAAGTGGCTCATCTCCAAATCGGTCAAGATCAACGTAGTGTATTACTGCTTTTCCTTCGACTGCGTACCTTCTACGATCTAGATTGACTTTTTTTAACTAATGGATTGAATATGAGGTTTATAAAATTGAATTAATTCGGGAGGCAGGGAATAAACAGCCATTCGATTGATTAAGGAATGAGCGAAAAAACCCCAGTTATTAGGAGGGAAATTATAGAGAAATGGATAATTCAGAAGGGAAAAGCGGAGCCTCATGATATAAAAATCTTAAAATTTTCCAGTGTTTAATCTTTTGAAAACACCTATATTTGTGCCTGAATAGGCGTTTTATCCAGTTTTTTCAATTGGTGGTAGCTTCTATTTACAGTAATCTGAGAAATAAATTGGCAGTGTAAATAATTTCTGATAACTTTGCACTCCAATTCGGAATAGGGGAACGTAAAGAATTTATTTATAATAACTAGATATGGCAAATCACAAATCAGCACTTAAGAGAATTCGTGCAAACGAAGCGAAGCGTTTGAGAAACAGATACCAAGCCAAAACGACTAGAACTTTCATCAAAAGATTGAAAGCTACTACTGATAAAGTTGAAGCAACTGAGCTTTATAAAAAAGTAGTTTCTATGTTGGATAAATTGGCGAAGAAGAATGTGATTCACAAAAACAACGCTAATAATAAGAAATCAAGATTAGCCAAGTTGGTTAACGCTCTTGGATAATCCATAAAGATTTATCTTTATAAAAAAACCCTGCTTGTCAGGGTTTTTTTATTGTCTTTAAGTTAGTATTTTTAGTTGAACTTTTTTATACGTTATTATGGAAAATTACTCCTCTATTAAAATTTCCCAACTAGCTGAAGCAGATCGACCCCGTGAGAAATTACTCCTCAAAGGAAAATCTGCCTTATCTGATGCCGAGTTGATTGCGATTTTAATAGGATCCGGAACACCTTCCATGAGTGCAGTAGATTTATCCAGACATATTTTATCCAAAGTCAATGATGACCTCTTTTCATTGGCTCGCTTGACTATTCAGGATCTCAAGAAGTTTAAAGGAATAGGGGAGGCAAAAGCCATTTCCATCATTGCTGCTCTTGAACTGGGAAGAAGGAGAAAGGACTCTGAACCCGTCCAGCGACCAAAGATCACTTGTTCTCAAGATATTTATGAATTGATGAAGCCTGATCTTCAGGATGAACAAATCGAGTATTTTTATTTAGTGTTGTTAAGTCGATCCAATCAAGTTTTAAAGAAGCATCTCATTTCTCAAGGAGGCACAGCAGGAACCGTGGTAGATACCAAATTGGTTTTTAAAGCGGCTTTGGAATACTTAGCTCAATCTATGATTCTGGTGCATAACCATCCCAGCGGGAACCTCAAACCCTCTGAACAAGACAAAAGATTGACGGAAAGATTGGTCAAAGTGGGAAGGGAAATGGATTTGCCCGTATTGGATCATGTTATTTTTACAGATGTTGGCTACTTTAGCTTCGCCGATGAAGGAATGATTTAAAAGGATGAAGTCTTGCATGCTGAAACAGTCTCCCTCTTGGGATGGTTAAAAGGCATGCGGCAATTCCAAAGCAAATTGCAAGGACATCTTTGGGTAGACCGAATTAAACACATGAAACCAAAAAATATTTTATTCTTATTTGTAGCTGCGGTGATTGTGGCAGCGATCGCTTATACCTTGACGGGAACAGAAAGTCCTGAAGCGTACATTGAAAAAATAGAAGCCGAGCGGGAGCGACAATTTAAATTCATCCGTTTCAATATCGACTCTCCCTTGACAGAGGAGCAGAAGCGGAATTTTAACGAATTGAATTTTTATCCCATCGATCCGACTTATAAGGTGAAAGCCTTGATGGTTCCCATAGAAAACAAAAAGGTTCGTGAAGTGCCTTTAACCGATGGTTCAATGGAGCGATACATTGAGCATTCCTATGCGGAATTTGAATTGGCAGGGAAATCTCAAAAACTGTTGCTTTTACAATCCATGGATGAGCCGGATAAGCGAAACTTCTTTTTGGCATTTGCCGATGAAACCAGTGGTATTGAGACTTATGGAGGAGGACGATACATCAATGCCAGACAAGATGGGAAAAGTAGTATCACCTTGGATTTTAACTTGGCATACAATCCCTATTGTGCCTATAATCCGGATTATGCCTGTCCGATTCCTCCAAAAGAGAACATCCTGGAAATTCCAATTCCTGTTGGCGAGAAAAATTACGATAAATAGCCTTTTTGCCTACCGCAATTCTCTTAAATTTGTACCATATTCTAATCAATTTGGGGTTTTCGAACCCTTTTTGTTTATCCATGCGAATCTTTGATTCGTTAGCAATTGCTTTAAATCAATGAAAATTTCAATAAATAGACTCAAGCATTACCTAAACCTAACAGAAAGCCCGGAAGAAATTTCGGCTTTGTTGACAAGGTCAGGGCTTGAGGTAGAAGGACTGGAAGAATTTGAGTCCATCAAAGGAGCTTTAGAAGGTGTTGTGATCGGAGAAGTTCTTACTTGTGAAAAGCATCCCGATGCGGACAAACTGAGCTTGACTACGGTGGATATAGGGGAAGGTAATCCGGTTCAAATCGTATGTGGAGCACCCAATGTGGCTCAAGGTCAAAAAGTGCTCGTAGCCAAAGTAGGTGCCACCATTTATCCTACATCAGGGGATCCATTGACCTTAAGAAAGGCGAAAATCCGTGGACAGGTTTCTGAAGGAATGATTTGTGCAGAAGATGAATTGGGAATTGGTACCAGTCATGCTGGCATCATGGTGTTGCAGACTGAATTGGCAAACGGAACTCCAGCTTCTGAATACTTGGAAATCTCCCAAGATCAAGTGCTTGAAATTGGGCTGACACCAAATAGAGCTGATGCAGCTTCCCATTTAGGGGTGGCAAGAGATCTTCAGGCTTTGTTGGGACAGAAAATCCAGCTTCCAGAAGAGCCTGAGCTAACTGTAGAAGCTTCTGGTCCGAAGATTTCGGTTAAAGTAGAAAACTATGAAGATTGCCCTCGCTATGCGGGAGTGGTAATTACAGATTTAAAAGTGGAGCCATCTCCACAATGGCTTCAGGATTTCCTGAAATCCCTTGATTTGGAACCTATCAATAACGTAGTGGATATCACCAATTTCATCTTGCATGATTTAGGTCAACCGCTACATGCATTTGATGCGGAGAAAATTGATCAGGGTGAAATCATCGTAGGCAAACTTCCTAAAGACACCAAGTTTACCACTTTGGATGAGAAAGAGCGCAAGCTTTCTGGAGAGGAGTTGATGATCAAGGATCCGAAAGGGGGATTATGTATTGCAGGGATTTTTGGAGGAGAAGGTTCAGGGGTTTCTGACGCAACTACTTCTATTTTCTTGGAATCTGCCTATTTCTCTCCCGATGTGGTTCGAAAAGGAAGCCAGTACCACGGCTTGAAGACGGATGCTTCTTTCAGGTTTGAAAGAGGAACAGATCCAAACATGCCGGTTTTTGCATTGAAGCAGGCAGTAAAACTACTTCAGGAATTAGCAGGAGGGAAAGTAGCTTCTGAGATCATTGATCTTTACCCTAATCCAATTCAGGATTTTGTAATTGAGGTGGAGTATGGACATGTCAATCGTTTGATCGGTAAGAAGATTGAACCATCTGAAGTAAAGTCTATTTTGGAAAGCTTGGAAATCAAAGTGGAAAATGAAACAGAGACCGGTTTTACGGCGATAGCAAAGCCTTACCGTGTAGACGTGACGCGTGAAGCAGATATCATTGAAGAAATCTTAAGGATTCATGGATTCCATCAGGTGTTGCTTTCCGAAAATTTAAAAACTGAATATTTGGCTGAGCATCCTGTCAAGGATCTGAATAAACTTCAATACCGAATGACCGAGATTCTCTCTGCTCATGGGTATTTTGAAATGATTACCAATAGTTTGACGAAACCAGGCTATGCGGAGAAGTCAGGCTTTTTGGATGCTTCCAAAAGTGTGGAAATCTATAACAAGTTAAGTGAGGATTTAGGGGTAATGAGACAAACCTTGCTCTTTACTGGCTTGGAAGTCTTGGCTAGAAATATCAATAGAAGACAGACCGATTTAAAGACTTTTGAATTTGGAACGGTTTACCAAAAAACAGAAGAAGGATATCAGGAAGGAAGGAAATTATCCATCTTCCTATCTGGCAATAGATCCTCAGAAAGTTGGTTGGAGCCCACCAAGCCATTTGGCTTTTCAGATCTTTATTCCACAGTAGAGAAAATCCTTGAAAAACTGAATATCAGCGTTGGTGATGTTTCCATGGTGGAATCTGCTCCTTATGCTTATGGACTGAAATTAATGTTAGGGCAAAAGGAAATTGGTACCATTGGACTATTGGATGACAAAATTCTTAAGCTGGCGGAGGTAAGGCAGGAAGTGTTCTTTGCTGAGTTGGATTGGGACTTGTTGTGCAAGAAAGCAAGTGGTCTCAAAAAGTACCAAGAGATCTCCAAATTCCCGGAAGTGCGAAGAGACTTATCCCTGGTAATAGATAAATCGATAACCTTTGATCAAGTAAAATCCGTAGGAATTAAGTTCGGAGGAAAATTATTAAGAAGAATTGGCGTTTTTGATGTGTACCAAGGTGATAAAATCGATGCGGGTAAAAAGGCATACGCATTGAGTTTTCATCTACAAGATCAGGAAAATACCCTGACCGATAAGGTAATTGATAAAACAATGAGTAACTTGATTCAAGCCTTTGAAAAAGAAGTAGGTGCATTGATCCGTACTTAGAAAATGATCCACGACGAACTGCAAAAATTAGAAAAACTGGTGCATCAAGCCAGTAAGAAATTGATTCATTTAACTGAAGAAAATGAGCAATTGAGGTCAAAAATGACCGAAATGGAGTCCGAATTGAGTCAAAAAGAGCAGGAAATCGAATATTTTAAAAATAAAATTAAAATTAGTAACATTGTGGATAGCCGACCGGTGAATTCAGGAGATTCCACCGAAATGAGTGAATTAATCAATAATTATATACAAGAAATCGATCATTTAATCGCCTACTTATCCGAGTGATATGGAGACACTTGCCATAAAAGTAAAAATTGGGGATAGAGAATATCCTATGCGCGTCAAAATCGAGGATGAAGCTAAGATTAGGCATGCAGGCAAGTTGATTAATGAGAAATTGAAAAGGTACAAGGAGGAGTTTGGATTGGATGATAATCAGGATTTGCTAGCCATGGTAGCTTTTGACTGTATGGTAGAGTCATTGGAAACCAATGAAGTAAATGCAGAAGATAGTGAACATATACGCACGAGCTTGTCCCATTTGAATGCTTTGCTGACCAAAGCCTTGTAATTAGTTGTTGCCCACTTATTTCAGGAATTTTTAGATTCTCCGCAGGTGAATTTCATATATAAATAACCTATGGGAGATATATTATACATAATCCTAGCCGCCCTGGTAGGGCTTGGTGCAGGAGCCGCGATAGCGGGTTTATTGATTAAAAATAAAAACCAAAAACTCGAAGAGGAGACCAAAGAGCGGATTAAATCCATGCTCAGAGAGGCAGAAATCAATGCAGAATCCATTAAGAAAGACCGCATTCTTGAAGCCAAAGAAAAGTATTTGAAGCTCAAATCTGAATTTGATGAAGAGGTAAATACGAAGAAGAATATTATCATTACCAATGAGAATAAGGTCAAGCAGAGAGAACAACATGTATCCAAGGAGCTGGAGCAATTAAAGAGAAAAGAAGCTGAACTGGATAGTCAAAAAGAGAATTTGAGTGCTCAGCTACATGCGGTGAAAGTGAAGAAAGAGGAGCTTGAAATAGTAACTAATCAACGAATCGCAGATTTGGAAAAAGTAGCCGCTTTGACCCGTGAGGAAGCTCGAGAGCAACTGGTAACTATGCTGACCGAAGAGGCTCAGACCAAGGCATCTTCTCAGATCAAGGATATCCTGGATGAGGCGAAATTGTCAGCTACCAAGCAAGCCAAAAAGATTGTTTTGGATACCATCCAAAGAACTGCTACCGAACATGCAGTAGAAAACTGTGTGTCTGTTTTCAATATCGAAAGCGATGATATCAAAGGTAAAATCATCGGTAGAGAAGGTAGAAATATCCGTGCATTGGAATCTGCTACAGGAGTAGAAATTGTTGTGGACGATACTCCAGAAGCGATCATTATTTCGGGCTTTGATCCGGTTAGAAGAGAGGTAGCGAGATTGTCTCTTCATAGATTGGTTCAGGATGGAAGAATCCACCCAGCAAGGATTGAAGAGGTCGTTGCTAAGACCGAGAAGAACATCGAGGAAGAAATTGTAGAAATCGGAGAAAGAACGTGTATCGATCTTGGAGTGCATGGTCTTCACCCTGAGTTGATCAAAATGGTCGGAAGAATGAGATTCCGTTCCTCTTATGGGCAGAACCTGCTTCAGCACTCTAGAGAAGTGGCGAAGTTATCTGCTACGATGGCAGCTGAAATGGGACTCAATGCCAAGCTGGCCAAACGAGCAGGTTTACTTCATGATATTGGTAAAGTTTGGCCTGAGGAGCAAGAACTTCCTCACGCAGTTTTGGGGATGGAAATTGCCAAGAGATACAAGGAACATCCTGAGGTTTGCAATGCGATAGGTGCACACCACGATGAGATTGAAATGACTTCCATGATCTCTCCAATCGTTCAAGCTTCGGATGCTATTTCTGGTGCAAGACCTGGAGCAAGACGTGAAGTAATGGATAGTTACATCAAGCGTCTGAAAGATTTGGAAGAGCTTGCCTTAAGTTTTGACGGAGTAAATAAATGTTTTGCAATGCAGGCAGGAAGAGAACTTCGCGTGTTGGTTGATGCCGACAATGTGGATGATTCTACAGCAGGTAAGCTGTCATTTGATATTTCGCAAAAGATAGAGAAGGAAATGCAATACCCTGGACAGATAAAAATTACTGTGATCAGAGAAATGAGAGCAGTGAATTACGCGAGGTAATAACTGTTGCTAATAAATAATATGGCAGTTACCTTTGGGTATCTGCCATTTTTTTTTAAAAACTATGATTGGCTATAAGTTAAGTAGTACGATTCGTTTTTTTGAGGATTTAAGAACAAGCTTTTTTAAACGCAAGTTGGAAGCATCTGATCTTTTTATCCTGGAAAGTAAATTTCCTTATTATTCAAGGCTTTCGACGGTCCACAAAAAGGAGTTTTGTGAAAAGTTAGAGGTGGTACTTACCACCAAAGAATTTATTGGCAGGGGAGGTATTCATATGGTCAGTCAGGAAATGGAGCTGTTGATTGGAGCTACTATAGTCATGGTGACTTTTGGCTGGAAGAAGATTAGACTACCTCAGTTCAAAAGAATATTAATTTATCCCAATGTGTATTATAGCTCGATTTCCAAGAGTTATCACAAAGGAGAGGTGAATCCTAAATTGGGTGTTATTGTCGTTTCTTGGAGTAGTTTCCTTGAAGGTATGGCTGACGAAAAGGATGGGGTGAATTTAGGGATCCATGAAATCGCCCATGCCTTGAAACTGGAGAATTTGATCAAAAGTAATGGGGAAAGTGACTTTTTTAATCCCGAGACCTATCGTGAATATTCCCGACTAGCTGAAAAAGAGCTGGAAATCCTTTCTCATGATTCTGCCTCATTCTTCAGGAAGGAGGGAGGAATTAATGAACATGAATTCTTTGCGGTAGCCGTAGAGAATTTCTTTGAAAGACCTCATGAGTTTTTTGCCTATAACCCGGATTTATATGGCTCCATTGTTCGCTTGTTGAGACAAGACCCCCGGGTTTGGATTACGAAGTAAGTAGCGCTTCAGATTCCTGTATTACAAGTTCTGGTAAGCCCTTCAATTCATTGAGATTCTGCCCCCAGAAGTCTTCGTAAGAAAGTAGTTTTGCAATGGCCTGTTCGGTGGAAGGAAGTTCCCAGGCAGACTTGAATGACTCTAAAATGCTGGGATCATCTTTCAATGGAATTGTTTCTCCATCTAAGGTTTTTCCTCTGTAAAACACCAACAACGCAGCAAGAGATTTTACGAGCATCGGAGGCCAGGTTTTGTGCTTATTATAATATTCCAATAGAGAAGGGAGTACTCTGACTTTAAATTTTGAGATGGAATTTAAGGCGATTGAAATAAGCTCATGGTGAATAAAAGGATTTGCAAATCGTTCCAATACATCATTGGCAAATTGCTCTAATTCCTCTTGAGGCATGTCCAGGGAAGGAATGATTTCATTGAATATCACCTCTTTCATGAATTGACCCATTACCGGATCTTCTACTGCCTCACGTACCGTCCTGATTCCCGATAGGTATGCAAAGGGAACCATAGAGGTGTGACCACCATTTAAGATCCTGACTTTTCTGGTTCGGTAAGGAGTCAAATCCTTGACAAATTTCACATCGAGACCAGCCAAGTGTAAGGGGAATTCCTGTTTTACCTGATCAGGGCCTTCAATTACCCAAAGATGAAATGGCTCTGCCATTACGGTAAGTTGATCTTCAAACCCTGTTTTATCCTGGAGCTCTTTAATGGCGTCTTTCGGAAAGCCTGGCACAATTCTATCCACCAGAGTATTACAAAAAATGCAAGAAGAAAATAGCCATTCCGTAAAATCATTTGGAAGCTTCCAAAGTGTCGCATACCGATCGATGCATTCTTTTAGACTGCCGCCATTGTTCTCTATTAGTTCACAAGGAATAAAAATCAGCCCCTTATTTGGGTCTCCTTTGAAGTGTTCAAATCGGTGGTATAACAGCGCAGCAACCTTGGCAGGAAAAGAGTCAGGAATTCTGCTAGGGTCTACATCTGAAGGATCGAACTGGATTCCTGCCTCCGTAGTATTTGAAATGACAAAACGTAAATCAGGGTTTTCTCCCAATTGGAGGTAGGATTTATAATCCTCATTCGGATTACTGATTCCAGAGATAGAGGTGATTAATTTTACTTCATCTACTTTTTTTCCATCTTTCAATCCGCGAATAACCACATGAAACAAACAGTCTTGGGCAATCATTTTGGGATCAGCCACCGGAGAATGTACCTGAACTACCTGAATGTTTCCGTCAAAAACTCCTTTCTCATTTGCCTCATCTACCATGAAATCTGTAAACCCCCTGAGAAAATTTCCATTTCCGTACTGGAGGATTTTAACTGGTCTTTCTGTGGTATTGATTTCTGATTTTGAAAGTTGTTTCATTGTCTTTGATGTGTTTCAGAGAAGTGGAAAAATTTGTATAAGCTAAGTTATGAATAGGGCTTTATTGTTCTGTCCTGCAGAATAGGAAGTCAGTTGATTATGAAGAAGAGCCTCTGATAATCAATTCGGGTTTCAAAATGGTTCTTTTTGCTACGGGGTCTGGTTTGTCATTATTCAATAATTCGAAAAAGGTTTCAGCAGTAATTTTACCCATGGGTATACTTTTTTGATCTACAGTAGTGATGGCTGGTTCTGTGAAGGAAGTAAAAGGTTCATTTCCAAAACCTGCTAATTTCACGTCTTGGGGTATTTTAAAACCGTGTTCCTTCAATACCTGCATGGCCCCCATGATTGAATAATCAGAGGATGAAAAGATCGCATCAAATTTAACCCCATTTTTAAGCAGTTCCTCTGTCATTTGCCTCCCATCTTCTAATTGCATTTTGCTATTTATGATTAAATCAGGATCAAGTTCTATTCCATGATCCTTCAAAGCTTCTTCATATCCCCTTTTCCTTTCTTTGTAAATATTGATTCTTTGTGAACTGGTAAAATGAACGATCCTTCGAGCGCCATTTTTTATTAAGTGTTCTACGGTTTGGTAGGCTCCCAAAAAATCATCTATGACCACTTGACTGACCTCCAAATCATTAGACACCCGATCGAAAAGCACCAATGGAATACCTTTTTGAATGATTTTTTCGAAGTGTTCAAAATTTTCCGTGGTCTTGCCTATAGAGGCAATGACGCCATCCACTCTGGCATTCAGTAAGGTCTCCACTGTTTGGGCCTCCTTTTCAAACTCATCGTAGGATTGGGAGATCACAATTTTATAATCCAGATTATTCGCAATTTCTTCAATTCCTCGAATGACAGAAGAGAAGAAATTCCGATTGGCTGTGGGGACGATTACTCCAATTAGCCTACTTTTTCCACTCCTCAGTGCAGACGCAATGTGGTTGGGTTGATAATTGAGTTGCTTCGCTACTTTCAGCACTTTCTTTTTAGTCGCCTCAGATATTCTAGGATGATTATTGAGGGCTCTTGATACAGTACTGGCGGTTATTTCCAGCTTCTCAGCAATATCATGAATCGTTGCTTTTTGTTTCTTCATTACAAGTCTGGTGTTTGGGTCTATTGATTCTTGACATGGTAAATGATAGCTTATTCTCCATGAGGTTTTCCAATTGTTGCCAAGATTCCTCCATCAACATAGATGACCTGGCCATTAATGAAATTGCTGGCTTCACTAGCCAAGAAGACCGCCACGCCTCCGAGATCTTCAGGGTTTCCCCATCTTCCTGCTGGTGTTCTGTCTATAATAAAATCGTTGAAGGGATGTCCGTTGACTCTGATGGGAGCAGTTTGATCTGTTGCAAAATAGCCAGGACCAATGCCATTGACTTGAATGTTGTATTTTGCCCATTCGGTAGCCAAGTTACGCGTAAGCATTTTTAAGCCACCTTTTGCTGCTGCATAGGCACTAACCGTATCACGACCCAATTCACTCATCATCGAACAAATGTTGATGATCTTTCCTCCCTTCTTTCTGCTGATCATAGATTTAGCTACTCTTTGGGAAACGATGAAAGGAGAGACTAAATCAATATCAATAATTTTTCTAAAGTCGCTGGGATTCATTTCCAGGGCAGGAGTCCGTTGTATCAACCCCGCATTATTGACTAAAATATCTATAGGCCCCACTTCAGATTCAATTTTAGAAATGGAATTATTCACAGCGATTTCATCGGATACATTGAAAAGATACGGGTGGACTCGAATGCCAGCATTGGTATAATTTTCAAAAGCAGCCTCCATTTTGGAGGGAGTGTGACCATTGATCACCAAATTTGCTCCGCTAAGTGCCAACGCCTTAGCCATGGCCATTCCCAACCCATGAGTGGCACCAGTGACAAGCGCTGTTTTTCCTTTTAAATCAAAGTTGGGCTTCATAGTTACTTTAAATCCACAGGTTTGATTCCATCCA is a genomic window containing:
- a CDS encoding tagaturonate reductase, translated to MKQLSKSEINTTERPVKILQYGNGNFLRGFTDFMVDEANEKGVFDGNIQVVQVHSPVADPKMIAQDCLFHVVIRGLKDGKKVDEVKLITSISGISNPNEDYKSYLQLGENPDLRFVISNTTEAGIQFDPSDVDPSRIPDSFPAKVAALLYHRFEHFKGDPNKGLIFIPCELIENNGGSLKECIDRYATLWKLPNDFTEWLFSSCIFCNTLVDRIVPGFPKDAIKELQDKTGFEDQLTVMAEPFHLWVIEGPDQVKQEFPLHLAGLDVKFVKDLTPYRTRKVRILNGGHTSMVPFAYLSGIRTVREAVEDPVMGQFMKEVIFNEIIPSLDMPQEELEQFANDVLERFANPFIHHELISIALNSISKFKVRVLPSLLEYYNKHKTWPPMLVKSLAALLVFYRGKTLDGETIPLKDDPSILESFKSAWELPSTEQAIAKLLSYEDFWGQNLNELKGLPELVIQESEALLTS
- a CDS encoding gluconate 5-dehydrogenase; this encodes MKPNFDLKGKTALVTGATHGLGMAMAKALALSGANLVINGHTPSKMEAAFENYTNAGIRVHPYLFNVSDEIAVNNSISKIESEVGPIDILVNNAGLIQRTPALEMNPSDFRKIIDIDLVSPFIVSQRVAKSMISRKKGGKIINICSMMSELGRDTVSAYAAAKGGLKMLTRNLATEWAKYNIQVNGIGPGYFATDQTAPIRVNGHPFNDFIIDRTPAGRWGNPEDLGGVAVFLASEASNFINGQVIYVDGGILATIGKPHGE
- a CDS encoding LacI family DNA-binding transcriptional regulator; this translates as MKKQKATIHDIAEKLEITASTVSRALNNHPRISEATKKKVLKVAKQLNYQPNHIASALRSGKSRLIGVIVPTANRNFFSSVIRGIEEIANNLDYKIVISQSYDEFEKEAQTVETLLNARVDGVIASIGKTTENFEHFEKIIQKGIPLVLFDRVSNDLEVSQVVIDDFLGAYQTVEHLIKNGARRIVHFTSSQRINIYKERKRGYEEALKDHGIELDPDLIINSKMQLEDGRQMTEELLKNGVKFDAIFSSSDYSIMGAMQVLKEHGFKIPQDVKLAGFGNEPFTSFTEPAITTVDQKSIPMGKITAETFFELLNNDKPDPVAKRTILKPELIIRGSSS